In Lolium rigidum isolate FL_2022 chromosome 7, APGP_CSIRO_Lrig_0.1, whole genome shotgun sequence, the DNA window attccctttgtctcgcgatattttacttgtccgaggtttgatcttcggtatcactctataccttgttcaacctcgtctctcgacaagtactctttactcgtaccgtggtatgtggtctcttatgaacttattcatatgcttgcaagacattagacgacattccaccgagagggcccagagtatatctatccgtcatcgggatggacaaatcccactgttgatccatatgcctcaactcatactttccggatacttaatcccacctttataaccacccatttacgcagtggcgtttggtgtaatcaaagtacctttccggtataagtgatttacatgatctcatggtcataaggactaggtaactatgtatcgaaagcttatagcaaataacttaatgacgagatcttatgctacgcttaattgggtgtgtccattacatcattcatttaatgatataaccttgttattaataacatccaatgttcatgattatgaaactaatcatccattaatcaacaagctagtttaagaggcatactagggacttctttgttgtctacatatcacacatgtactaatgtttcggttaatacaattatagcatgatatataaacatttatcataaacataaagatataaataataaccactttattattgcctctagggcatatctccttcgatctcccacttgcactagagtcaataatctagtttacatttgtaaagatataacaccttggccttctggtgctttatcatgtttcgctcacgagagaggttttagtcaacggatctgacatgctcagaatcgtatgtattttgtaattcatttgcgtctcaacgcatcactcatttccaaatgagtcggccttaaatatgtttggtcttctggtggaaccttaattccgcggtctgaaatatgtcactaatattgtcacacacaatatagcttcaaagttcgactcgtcggaaatacaccaagttctcaaagaacctcttgacttaacatcctttgtcattgtcaaaacaatgacatactctgccttcttttgtagattccgtcacaatatttagaactcttctaaatctaacatagacaacttctagttcattgtgctaccttttaaacaacacttagtctaatttgagattgaaattatattttatatgtgacaaaaccaatatcggtgtaacaccttacggtgatttgtttgtcatttcttcatacaaaaatatatatatatccttagttcttctaaagtactcaaggatattcttactttcgtccaatgatcatcatatgaatcattctggtatatgctcataacactttatagcacatgatatctgattgtgtacatattattcgtgatctataatcactcatgtgtttttactcattgagtgtcagatacacttaagtcttgttaaaccttcacatgacaagaacattttcttaatatttctatattgaactacttcaatatccatcatatgtactttgacttaaacttatttatgtgtttcaatctatcttcatagatcttgacactaaatttgtttcgagtccatatcctttcattgaagttaattctcaatgaaacctttttaatcaagtatataattacatcatttataaccaactatatgtcacctacataaagtattataaatgtgtcttagcgctcccacttaatttcttgcaaatgcaagcttcttcatcatctctgatgaaatcaaaaactctttgactatttcatctggtgaagattccaactccgtgatacttacttcatccaattgaagcttgtatacctatctagtattccacggaccagcaaaaactcttggttgtatcttgtatacatacttctgttaagtagtgtattttgccatcctactagcatatctcataaaagaaatatgtagtgattactagaataatccacatagactataagcattgctacggaagatctaatcttatcgtattcaactctttgaactttgtcgtaaacaatttttcgataagtcaagctttcttcaaggatatttcatccaagtctatcaatttcatagatccatttactttcataaagtattcatctatcttggatttcatggcgcatggccattttaatggagtcagggcccatcataatttctttgttttgtagttggtttatcattgttcaaaatcaatcctttgtccacaaatcatttatttgatcacaaagtaaaccatacctacaaggttcaatatgtacttcgatctccatggctaaaacactttgtagtcatgagagccatgatcgtcgtggccgcttccgaaaccaattccgatgctgcgctacattgatcattatgctcaggttcataaaccttatcaaattatattgtcctcccactcaaatacttcactcgaaacaatttctcggaaataagaaacattgacaaacacttttgtctttgtctcgtgggaagaattcccaattaaatctctgggataatcaaagacattcatccgattttggttgactattagggtttatacccatgccataacttgtatggtgtcatttcaacggatcatgatgatgctctattcagtgtaaaagcggtagtcactaaagcataatccacaaaaatataatggcatcaatattttatctcatcattgatccaacaaagtttggatatatctcttggatacttcatcatcactatgatactccaagaaacgtaagttgtagaacaatttcataactctcttagatgttcgctaaaactcgtaattcaaatatttccaccatgatccaatcatagatatttgatttctattacgatgatttccacttcatgctgaattttatttgaatcctattcaaatgtttcaaacttttccttattgaatatatccacatatatactcaattcattgtttgaaagttttcatgaagtagaagaatcttccgcacacaactatgcccgatgaaccacatatatcattatgtatgttttcactaagtaagttgcccgttcaactcttcggcctatgaacggtatttcggctcattaccttttagaaaagattttgcaagNNNNNNNNNNNNNNNNNNNNNNNNNNNNNNNNNNNNNNNNNNNNNNNNNNNNNNNNNNNNNNNNNNNNNNNNNNNNNNNNNNNNNNNNNNNNNNNNNNNNCGGTGACCGTCAGCGAGCTGCCAAAACAAGTTCACTTACCGTAGTGGCGTATAATGAGTGTACGATGACCCAACTAAACCCCGCCGATAAGTCCGGTCACCCGCCATGCATTTTACTCTAGCCGTTTACTATTTCATTCATAGACACTGCCACTGCCATGATTCTTCACGTTCAGAAAAGAGTATACACGGCCACGTCTCAACATCCTCTCATCATGCGCCGTTTCGGCCCGACAAaccgttgggccggcccagtagtgacgGCCCACAACACGGCGGCCCGTCGCGGAGCCAAGGTGGGCCGCGATAAACCTCTGCAGGCACACAAGGGCAGCTGGCTCGGCCAATATAAGGCGAGCCCTAAAACCCTGGCCGCCTTCTCCTTCTCCCCTACTCTCCTCGCGCGGCGCCTCCTTCTttccgccccgccgccacctcccttCTCCGCCGCTTACCTTCCGAAGCAGGTACGAacacctccccgccgccgccgccccggcgcctCCCTTCCTTCTCCCGACTCTCGTTGGTGTGGCTGACGCGCGCGTGCGTGCGTGCTTGGTTTCTTTCGCCGGTATCCGGGCaggtgaggaggaggagatgtTGGTGCTGTTCGAGACGCCCGCGGGGTTCGCCCTCTTCAAGGTGCTGGACGAGGGCAAGCTCAGCAAAGTCGAGGTGATTGCCGCCGCCACGTCTCTGTTGTCCGTGCGCGTGCGCGTATGTTCGAGGTGTTTGTTCTGGTTCGTTGGCTAATAATGGTTTACTTGTGGTTTTGGGTTGCAGGATCTGTGGAAGGATTTCGCCTCGTCGGACAAGGCGAGAAAGGTTGAACGATTCGTGCCTCTGCCTTTAGTTTGTGCTGTTAATATTGTGTGCTGCTATTATTCTATAATAATAATTATTAGTCCACCCCACAACTTGTTATTGGAGGGGAAGAAAATGCACAGACCGGGATTTTATAGGGTGCCAGTTTGGATTATGTAAGTTACACCTTGTATGTGCTCTTTAGGTCAAGGCAAGAACTTGCCTTCTCAAATGTTAGCAGTGGGAGGAACTTCAGCTTGCAAGTTTAACGTTTTTCCCATGTTGATTATTACACACTTAGTTTAGTATATTGGTTGGCTGGACGGATCCCTTACCGGATGATGTATATAGGCTTTATATGATCACTGCTTGGCAGCTAAGTTAATATGGGATGCTTAGTTCATCCGCCTGTGatattatatatttttgtatgcttTCTGCTTAGTATGTATTGTGTAATGGGCCTCGTTGTTTTCCTGACATCATCACTCACTTCCTGTAATGGATTTTATATCAGGTGGTTGAGCTCAAGGCGTTCAACAAGTTTGAGAACACTTCTGATGCTCTTTCAGCCGCAACTTTGCTGATTGACAGCAAGCCGAGCAAGGGCCTTCGCAAGTTCCTGACGAAGCACTGCGATGGCGAAACATTGGCTGTTGCTGATTCTAAGCTTGGTAACGCTATCAAGGAGAAGCTGGTGAGTTTTTTGGGCCTCAGCTGTTCAATTCGATTGGAATGATCAGCACCACTGTATCACTGACAATTTTTGGTGTTGTGGTTCTGCAGAAAATTGATTGCCTTCACAACAGTGCTGTCATGGAACTGATGAGAGGGCTCAGGAGTCAGCTCACTGAACTTATGTCTGGACTAGCTGAACATGATCTAGGTCCGATGAGCCTTGGGTTGTCCCACAGCTTGTCTAGGTATAAGCTCAAGTTCAGCCCTGAAAAGGTGAGCTTGCAACTGCTATCATTGTGATGTTTACTGGCACATTCATTTTCTACTAGCATTTGTTCTTGTCAAGCTCTTCTTtggagagctttttattttgtgtTTGCAAGTGAAGAGAAAGTAAGCTTATGAATGTGCCAATTGTGTAGGTTGATACTATGATCATTCAGGCCATTGGCTTGTTGGATGATCTTGACAAGGAGCTTAACACCTATGCCATGAGGGTTCGTGAATGGTACGGCTGGCACTTCCCGGAGCTCACAAAAATTGTTGCAGATAATATCCATTACGCGAAAGCTGTCAAGTTGATGGGCAATCGTGTTAATGCAGTCAACCTTGATTTCTCCGAGGTAAATTGTCTACACACGTCCAAACTTGTGTCTTGCACGTGCCTAAAGTTTGGTAGTTAGTGATAGCGTCTGCTTTTTCAGATACTAGAAGAGGACGTGGAAGCGGAGCTTAAGGAGGCTGCTGTAATTTCCATGGGAACAGAAGTTAATGATCTTGACCTTTCAAACATCAGAGAGCTGTGTGATCAAGTCCTATCTCTTTCTGAGTACAGAGCCCAGCTCTATGACTATCTGAAAAGTAGGATGAATACCATTGCTCCCAACTTGACTGCACTTGTTGGTGAACTTGTTGGCGCTCGCCTTATTGCCCATGGTGGTAGTTTGATGAATCTGGCGAAGCAGCCTGGCAGCACTATTCAGATACTGGGGGCAGAGAAGGTGTGCTTCTTTGGATTTTAAATTGCTCTTTCTTCTTTACTGGCTGAACTTTGACGTTCTGGTAGTGGACTACTGTCATACTTATGTTGTTGAAAATGGTTTTGGTTTTTGCTGCAATTGTACTTGAGTTTTACCGCCAGGGACTCAAACAAGTTATTTGTCTGCAGGCCTTGTTCAGAGCTCTGAAGACAAAGCATGCTACACCAAAGTACGGTCTCATCTATCATGCATCATTGATTGGACAGGCGGCTCCCAAGCACAAGGGAAAGATCTCTCGTTCACTTGCTGCTAAGACTGCACTTGCCATAAGATATGATGCCCTTGCTGATGGTGACGATAACTCCATGGGTCTTGAGAGCAGGATCAAGGTACTTGTTACCGTGGTGTGGAAGCATTTTTTGGCACTAAACGTGCGATACGGTTTTTCACATTTGAATGTTTGAACAGCTTGAAACACGGCTTCGCGTCCTTGAGGGTAAAGAATTAGGGAAGTCTGCGGGTTCCACTAAAGGAAAGCCCAAGATAGAAGCATATGAGAAGGACCGGAAGGGTGCTGGGGCTTTAATCACACCCGCCAAAGTAAGCCGTTTGTGACTTGCTCTATGTTTTTACATGTAGATGTTTTGTTTAACATTGTCATTTTTCATATTTCACTGAAAGATAACTATCAGGATGTCATACTGATTTGTTATTTATCAAAAGCCTGGCAGGTCTAATATTGTATATGTATATTGTAATGTCCAACAATACTTGTTTTGGGTAACTACTTAAAGAGTCCATGTGATCACTGTAAATATTTTTAGAACTTGAAGTACTGCTTTAAGAGTCCAGGCACGTAATGTATTTTTTGTTACTTAACATTTAAGGAAGTTTTCTATGTCGTGGTAGTGATTACATTTACCCCACTATACTTGAACAGTGAGTTTGGATTAAATTGACCTTTTCTTGTTTGTTATTGTCAGACTTACAACCCAGCAGCAGATCTAGTGCTCTCCACTGAAGCAACACCAAAGAAGTCAGAAGTTGCTTCAAAGAAGAGGAAGCATGAAGAGGCAGAACCTACAAAGGAGACAGCTGCAGAGGATGGCGAGCAGGAGAAGGAGaagtcaaagaagaagaagaagaaatctaAGGACACCGAGGAGTCACCAGCAGCTGATGCCGACGGcggagagaagaaaaagaagaagaagagcaaggacAGTGAGGAGGTTCCTCCTTCAGCTGATGCAGAtggcgagaagaagaaaaagaagaagaaatccaACACGGAGGATGCCGCCCCTATGGAAACTGATGTATCtgccaagaaagagaagaagaaaaagaagaagcacgCCGATGAGTGAGTGGCACAGAAACATGGCCAAAATTTGTGGTGTAATGCTGTACTATCATCTGAAAGTTTTGAGTAGTGCCGATTTGAGACATCCTCCTATTCCTGTAGAATGGAATGTCACATTAGGACTAGCTGCAACGAAGCCTACTTTTCTGAACTTGCACGTACCTGGTAGTGATGGTAACAAGTGGAATGCTCAATCTTATGTTCGTCTTATCCATAAATTCTGCAATGTTCATTCTGTGAAGGTAGTAGGTGAGTGATGTATCAGTTTTTGCTTTGTTCATCTGATATAAAATATGCTAGTATCTATGTTTATCTGATATTATTGTTTCTGTTCGACTATCAAGTATGTAGATTCATTATTGACTTGCTGTGTAGGATGAAAACTACACTCCCAAGTGGTCAATATTTTGCTGCACCTCTAATTTTAGTCTTTGGTTCACTGTCCTTGTTGATTATAAAATACTGTACTTCTAAGGCTGTGCTAACAGTCAAATGCATCTGTAACTAGCTGCCCTAATATTTTAAGATCAACATCCCAACCATCAAGAGATTGACCTGTAGAGAAAAGCTACTGGATCCTGGGGAGTCAAAAGGAGCATCACTGCATGGTTCTGGTAGATAACCTACCTACAATTGTAAAATCCCATCTCTCAATCACAGCAGTTGCAGCAACCAATCCATGATGCAGTCACACAACTAACCATCCTTAAGCTAGCACCTATACACATACTGCATCAAAGCTGAATCTGTCCATGCACCAGCTGCCAAGAACTAGTGTAGTGCCTGGCAAAATCATTTACGGCGTAGCAGTTGGGAGATTGGATTGTTCTCCCATGAGTAGTCAACTTGTTAGAGAAGACCAAATCAAACTGAACTAAACGGGGGAAAGAGGGATAGATTGTCCGGACCAGCATGTCAGTCACTGTGCGGTTCCTTTCACTCCTTGGATCCTCTTCCTTGGCACTTGCCGGTGACCATCATCGTCATTCAAGGTGCAACAGGATATAGCccagaggagagaggaggagagtgGACCAAGGACCATCGTTCATTCATACTCGTcagaggaagaaaaaaaaaacctcaaTAATACTGCAGTGTACTGCTCATGATGGTAACGGATCATCATTTGTACTCCTCGGTTCCAAATTGATCAACAGCTTTGTTCAGATCCATgtatatctacacactaaaacacatctagatacaaacAATGTAAGTCAATTAGGAACAGAGGAAGTGTCAGTATCCTTTTTCCCCAGTTGATTTGCATGCCAACCAGCATCACTGCATCAGTATCTTTTTTAGCTggagatttattgttcttcttttCATTTGAAAAAGTAAGGTTTTCTTGTCCCAGCAAAAGAGTAGAAGAAAATAAAGGTTCCAGGCATTACTTCTCTCATTTGCAGAAAACGCAATTGCTCCTTGGAATTAGGAACATAGTTTCCCAATTCCTGGGAATTGAGCCTTTACAGGGAGATGAGATGCAGCAACATTGCTGGCTACTGTACTAGCCGGTACTACTAGTAAACAGTGTACGGCGGAGCAGATGCCGGACGGCGAAGTGTCGCTGTCCCCCGTCGTTAAGGGTGGCTCCGTATTCCGAGGCCCGGCTGAAGCCATCGGTGCGGACATCTTCTTCCCTTCCAAGGCAAATCGTCCTTTCTTTCTGGAGCTCTCTTCGGGATTCACGTACTTACGTACAATTTCGCATACACACAGCTTCAAGAGCTGATGAACAGTATTTTgatttttgagagagagagatgcaTATGTCGCCGTCGTCGTTTCCTCTGAACCCTTCCAACAGGCCACTGGCAGGAATTTAGCTGTCAGGTCAATTTGGCATGTACTTTTTAACACATTTTGCGGGAGAAAAATATATCAATATATGTTGCTTTCAAGTATAACCGAAACAACACCGGTTACGTGTCAAGTTGGATTAGGATACATGATTTCGTCCTTTTTTAAGATCTCCATCATTCATGTTGACGATGTGCAGAACAATGCATGAAATGCTGAATGAAAAGGACATAGTCCACTGTCTGATAAAATAAAAGCAGATGTTGTATCTTATTAGGATGGCTAAAGCATTGGCTTTCGGCACACCTAAAAGCCCGAAATGCATCATCCTAATGCCTTATTGCCCCCCTCCCTAGTGAGACATCTGCAGCCTAAACTGTAGCATGTCTTTACTCTCTTTTTCATAATTATTCAGTCCTTGGTTAGACAAGTCTCCccataaaaagaaaagaatataACAACTGCAATAGGGCAGGCAAAATCCAAAAAGGACCAAGCAATCATCCACAACATAAAAATGTATTGTTTAATATGGATGATTCATTTTTAGAATTTAACTAACCATGTGCGGTTGATAAGAAAAACTTACATGAAGAAAATTTTAGACTTCCCGACGCAAAACCATCTTCTCCAATACATAAATTTTTAAGCGTTTCTTCGTCTTTACCTATCATGGTCGCGCACTTGTCCAATATACTAATACAGCGTAATCTCTGGTTACAGACAAACACTGTCCATGCAAAGTCTCAACGTGCCACTGCTTTTGACGAGAACCCTCTCACTTTCACAGATACGTGTATTTATTATGTACATTAACATATACAACCATGGACCACACAAACATACCATGTATGCCATTAGTACAATTTTATTAACCTTTTACAGCTTACTACCTCCTAGCCAAAATGTAAGTCATTTAAAATTATCTTCCCTTCAGACATTTGATGTTTGATAACCAAAACATCACAATGATACTACTAGATTTAATATATGTTTAAAAACTGAAAATTATTTGTGTGCGCTTAGTCATCATATGTTGCACTTAAATGAAAAATACCATTTTTAAGACTATGTCAGCAGCCTAAATTGCAACAGGTCTTGATTCTCCTTTTCCTAATCACACAACTCTTGGTCGGACAAGTCTCCATATAAAAGGAAAAGAATATAAGAACTGCATTAGGACACACAAAAATACAAAAGGACCAAGCACTCATCCACAATATAAGTTTTTCTTAGTTAATGGTATTGATTGATTTCATTTATAGCATTTAATCAACCAAGTGGATCAATAGAAAAAATTTAGACTTCTTGACGCAAAATCATCTTCTTCAAAACATAAATTATAAGCACATCATCGTGTTTACCTATCCTGGTCGCACACTTGTTCAATATACTAATGCTGCATGGTTTGTGGTGTCTCAACGTGCCACGGCTTTTGGCGAGAATCCTCTCACTTTCACGAATATGTGTATTTATTGTGTATCTTAACATATACAACCACGGACCACACAAACATATCACACACACAAACATATCATGATACTACTAGATTGAATATATGTTTCAAAATGTATAATCTACTTGTGTATGTGAGCCATCATTTTCACATTAAATGGAAAAAATACCATTTTTTAAGACTATGCCAACACCATTTTTTAAAGGTTACTTGACCCGACCCAAAATCACTAGAAGAAGAAAACACAAAATTAACATAAGGGTTGAGAGAAAAAGAATTACACACGTAATCTTGTAGACTTTTCGAAGCAAACCATCATCTCCGAAACATAATAATTTTATAGTGTGTGTCATCCTCTGCGCTGTATCTCAATCACACACTTATTCATATGCCGTTGTGGCGTCACCAATGGTCCATGTATGCGCTTAACCAGTAGTACCCGACCAAGTCTCAACATGCCATCGCTTTCGTTGAGAACCCTTCACGGTCATAAGTACAACGTATTCATTGCGTATGTTGACATGTACTATCTCATTCACACATATATTTCATGTATTTTTTTAACTGTAACTACGACGGGCGTGAGTCAGCCTGAACATATATTCATTCAAATTGCCTATGAAGCTTTTCAGCCTCTACAAGATGGGTTCAAATGAATCGGAGTACACGGAGGttacgaaggagaagaagaaaggaaaaaaaaacgcaCACCACCAACAGATAATACTAAGAAGAGAAAAAACAAAGTGGCCACCCCTCAATCTAGGGGACGGTTGGCCGATGAGAAATCTCATCGCGACCCAGCCACAACAATCACGAGGAAGAGCCCCAAGGACACGAAGGAGGGACAACCCAGCTCGAGGACTCGTCGGAGTAGTCGAACGACATTGGTCCGCCGAGACCCAGCACCGGCACTGCACCATCGACGTAATCGAAGGGCAACGCACATCCGAGACCACACTACGCACCGACACCACCTATGTCGAGGGTGTGGCCGAAAGGTTGCGCACGGCCGAGACGACGCCACGACGCATGTGTGCCACCGGCTGGAGTCGAAGGGCATCAAAAGGCAGAGACACCCATAGATTACTCTCGCATGGAGCACCCGCCGCGCGCCGAAGATCCCCACCAAGGACCCGACACCAGAGCCCAGCAACCGGCAAGaagacgccaccaccaccactgccacggcTCACCTCGCATCGGAGAGGAGACCACACCCATGGCcgccatctacatcaccatggggCACACCAGAGCAGACGGAAGCAGCGTCCTCCGCCACTGATGGCAAGACAGAGGGGCTCCACACCCAGCCACGACACCCCCTGGGTGGGAAGCGTGTCACCACCGTGGCCGCCACTGCGAAACCATGGCACCCGCCAGCCCCAACGGCAAACCGCTGTAGGCTGATAGCAAGGTAAGGAGGAAGCGACTCACGCAGCCACTCCACCGACCACCAGAAATGGAGAGCTCGACGACCTGAACCAGCAGCACCACACCACGTGGAGGCAAACCACATTGAAGCGCCGGCTCACCCAGCACCATGCTGGCAGGAGCACTGCACCAAGGCAGCAGCACCTCCAGACCCGCCCGACGTGCCGCCCGACGCAGCCACGCCGGCCGCCACTGCCAACACCCACCGCGGGCCCCCGCCCGAGAGCCCCCACCACCCTCTACGGAGGAGACCGCCAGAGGAGCCACCACACGCAgcagccgcgccgcgccgcctcgtgccgcCGCCGTCCGGCCAACCCCCGAGCCGCAACAGCCGGAAAAGGGCGCCGAAGCCGGGCCACCCAGATCCCGCGTGTAGGAGGGCGCCCCGCCGTCACCGCGCCGCCAGGGCTTTCCCCGACGACGGCCACAGGTGGCGGCGAGGGCAGGGGAGACGGGGGAGGTTGCGGCTGGCCGGATCTGGGCGCTCCGGTGCGGCCCGGCTCAGGCACACGGGAGCGGGGGTTTTACTAAATCAATATTTTTTTATCAGTGATACTATTCAACTATAATTGTTTTGATACAGCAAAAAATTAGGTTTATTTCACCATTTTCCCCTGGTTTAACTGGGTAGTTGTGTAGGAGACAGGAACAAGACTAcacctgggcatttctcgggccgggccgggtttcgggccaagcccgaaaaagcccgaacctaaattcccaggcccgaacccggcccggcccgaccttcgggcttacaaatcgggcccgaacccggcccgaacatAGGAAAGCCCGGCCCGAACTAGGCTTAGGTCGCGTTTTctgcaagcccgagcccggcccggcccgacgttcgggctcggaaatcaggcccgaacccggcccgacatgcaagcccgacccggcccgggattttcgggccgggtcgggccgggccgtccgggccgggctgcccatgcccagctgtaaaCAAGACCTAGGCACAAGAAAACATCCAGAGTGATACACAGGTGCAGGTGCAGAGCCGTCGGAGTCAAAACCGGTTGGGGTTCCACTCCATCACCACCAGCTCCGTCCTGTTCCGTTCCCCTCACTCCGCGACTTTACTACTTACCCAcctccccctcccccctcctCCGCTCTGCCCCCTCTGCCCCGGCGCCGCCCCCGGATCGCGGCCTCCCCATGCGCCGGCGCCGGTGAGGCCCGTCCCCACCCATGGGCTGCGTGTACGGCCGCCCGTCCGCCGCCTGCACTCCCAGCCCGGACCGCCGCGCCGCGTCCCAGCCACAGCACAAGGGGGATGCCTCCTCTGCTgctgctccggcggcggcgggggaggccgGCGAGAAGGTCGAGCagtccgtcgccgtcaccgcgcCGGTGAAGCGGGAGCGGCGGTCCCGGTCGTCGCGGCACGGCCCGGAGGCCCGCCTCGGGGgcagcttcgccaacaaggcgcgCGGCGAGCAGGTCGCCGCCGGCTGGCCCGCCTGGCTCTCcgccgtcgccggcgaggccaTCAACGGCTGGACCCCGCGCCGCGCCGACTCCTTCGAGAAGATCGACAAGGTCCGCTCCCCCCCTCACCTCCCCTCGCTCCGTGATCCGCTCCACCTTCGCGCCTCGCcttcgcgttcttcttcctcctcctcctctgacgaCGACAGCAAAGCTCGTTTCTTTCTTCTACCAGATCGGGCAAGGCACGTACAGCAACGTGTACAAGGCGCGGGACTCGGTGAGCGGCAAGATCGTGGCGCTCAAGAAGGTGCGCTTCGACAACCTGGAGCCGGAGAGCGTGCGGTTCATGGCGCGGGAGATCCTCATCCTGCGCCGCCTCGACCACCCCAACGTCATCAAGCTCGACGGCCTCGTCAC includes these proteins:
- the LOC124677805 gene encoding probable nucleolar protein 5-2, whose product is MLVLFETPAGFALFKVLDEGKLSKVEDLWKDFASSDKARKVVELKAFNKFENTSDALSAATLLIDSKPSKGLRKFLTKHCDGETLAVADSKLGNAIKEKLKIDCLHNSAVMELMRGLRSQLTELMSGLAEHDLGPMSLGLSHSLSRYKLKFSPEKVDTMIIQAIGLLDDLDKELNTYAMRVREWYGWHFPELTKIVADNIHYAKAVKLMGNRVNAVNLDFSEILEEDVEAELKEAAVISMGTEVNDLDLSNIRELCDQVLSLSEYRAQLYDYLKSRMNTIAPNLTALVGELVGARLIAHGGSLMNLAKQPGSTIQILGAEKALFRALKTKHATPKYGLIYHASLIGQAAPKHKGKISRSLAAKTALAIRYDALADGDDNSMGLESRIKLETRLRVLEGKELGKSAGSTKGKPKIEAYEKDRKGAGALITPAKTYNPAADLVLSTEATPKKSEVASKKRKHEEAEPTKETAAEDGEQEKEKSKKKKKKSKDTEESPAADADGGEKKKKKKSKDSEEVPPSADADGEKKKKKKKSNTEDAAPMETDVSAKKEKKKKKKHADE